CTTGGACGATTGCTCTGCCTGGATAGTCATTCAAAACGCTTTTCAGCAGCTCTTCATTCTCCCTGGGGTCGAAGGAACAGGTGGAATAGACCAAGCGGCCTCTTGACTTCAAATGGTCTAAAGCAAGTCGAACCAAGTGACGCTGAATTTCAACCAGTTCATTGATTGAGGAATCATCAATGCGCCAACGTGCTTCAGGACGTTTACCAAGCACCCCCGAGTTTGAACAAGGGGCATCGACTAAAATCGCATCGAAGGGAGCGCCAGGTAAATCAGTTTCATACAACTTAATCAGTCGAGGCTGAACGATATTGAGCCCAAGTCTAGAAGTGTTCTGTTTGATATTATCGAGCCGGTCCTCTCCAACATCAGTTGCAATAATCGCCCCCTGATTTTGCATTAGTTCTGCAAGATGAGTCGTTTTCGTTCCAGGAGCCGCACACAAATCCAAAACCGTTTCATCCGGCTGTGGATTTAAGAGATTTCCGGCTGCAATCGCAGATTCATCCTGGATCGTAAATTTTCCAGAATCAAATCCAACAAGAGATTCTAGAGGAACTGCCTGGTCCAACCTGATCGATTGAGGCTCTTTTCCCAAGCTAGCCTGGATACCCGAATCCAGAAGCTCCGCGAGTAAAGATTCCCGATTGGTTTTTAAAAGGTTAACACGCAAATAGAGCTTATTGCGCTGATTAAACCATTGAGCAATCTGAAGTGTTTGATCGACACCATATCGAGTAAACCAATCAGAAACGAGTGTCTCAGGAAAACTAAATGCTCTGGAAACATACCTGGAAAAATTTGTTTCAGGATCATCAAAATAATCTGATGCAAAACAGCGATATCGCTCGTAGCTCAAGGGAATCGCATTCGCTTGAGGGGTAATGGCAATTTCTTCAATAAGTTGTCGACTCATTGAACGCAAAATCGCATTCACCATTTTTTTCCAGCGTACACGCTTGAGCTTCCCTGCAAGCTCAACTGTTTCAGAAACTGCTGCGTGATCGGGAATCTGATCGAGCATGACCAATTGATACACACCGATTTGCAGCAGCGTCCACAAGGAAGGCTCCACCTTCTCCCTTGGACGCGTCAACTGGTGCTCAATCAGCGTATCGAGAGTCAACTGTCGTCGAATGACGCCAATACTGATTTCCATCGCTAGTCGGCGATCTTGCGAGGAAAGTTCAATACGATGATCCCAGCG
The Gimesia aquarii DNA segment above includes these coding regions:
- the rsmB gene encoding 16S rRNA (cytosine(967)-C(5))-methyltransferase RsmB, whose protein sequence is MWSVIVKKKNVWHQKKPSSNSQDIQLPQYFRSARELAFFLLEEYRTRDQFVSDSLHRWDHRIELSSQDRRLAMEISIGVIRRQLTLDTLIEHQLTRPREKVEPSLWTLLQIGVYQLVMLDQIPDHAAVSETVELAGKLKRVRWKKMVNAILRSMSRQLIEEIAITPQANAIPLSYERYRCFASDYFDDPETNFSRYVSRAFSFPETLVSDWFTRYGVDQTLQIAQWFNQRNKLYLRVNLLKTNRESLLAELLDSGIQASLGKEPQSIRLDQAVPLESLVGFDSGKFTIQDESAIAAGNLLNPQPDETVLDLCAAPGTKTTHLAELMQNQGAIIATDVGEDRLDNIKQNTSRLGLNIVQPRLIKLYETDLPGAPFDAILVDAPCSNSGVLGKRPEARWRIDDSSINELVEIQRHLVRLALDHLKSRGRLVYSTCSFDPRENEELLKSVLNDYPGRAIVQENIHLPGSPSDGGYQGLVH